Proteins from a single region of Pseudomonadota bacterium:
- a CDS encoding helix-turn-helix transcriptional regulator, with amino-acid sequence MAKFNPEHLGSSLDEVLARDGTLAETEALATKQVLAWQLEALMNKKRITKAEMAKRMNTSRSSLDRLLDPDNPSVTLGTMDRAAAVFGKHLHVELIDRPTT; translated from the coding sequence ATGGCAAAATTTAATCCAGAACATTTGGGTTCAAGCCTTGATGAGGTATTAGCCAGGGATGGCACCTTGGCGGAAACGGAAGCTTTAGCAACAAAACAGGTTTTGGCTTGGCAACTAGAGGCCCTTATGAATAAAAAACGTATTACGAAGGCGGAAATGGCAAAGAGAATGAATACGAGTCGTTCTTCACTGGATCGTCTTTTAGATCCAGACAATCCAAGCGTTACACTAGGAACTATGGATAGAGCGGCAGCTGTTTTCGGTAAACACTTACATGTGGAACTAATTGACCGACCTACAACTTGA
- a CDS encoding 2OG-Fe(II) oxygenase — MLSKVTDALGKTIPQTHQASKFYSEFELTSDDFSIGIDDGHPIKLPIVADDIQKLLNISHDAKFGLREDTLLDKQIRDTKEISADKLQVKCNEARLSDLLNKVRKDLGLSEGSKLTAHLHNMLIYGQGQFFKPHQDSEKLEGMVATLVIVLPFPHIGGAMLINHGDEQHKFVTENIDSQSLKCIAFYADCPHEVKKIKQGFRVVLTYNLVLENQEIEFNKYNNKELETALETYFEEKKLPDSEPRKLVFLLDHRYTEHSLNWHMLKGSDRDNAWMLLVAAKKLDLKPYLGLVDLHEVWDTDGDEENPELYELIDSSTTLSYWINEHNVSLPYAGYSIPRDELCWQIETSDLTPFETEYEGWMGNYGNTADYWYRRAAVVLWNTSDQPALEFKYNYDAAMDNLLQMMKKPDQCEQVLEIVKKAKRYLLKSKSKSFKDLVRVALYLKDAPMAQSLLSQFSMNLFTEGIIDELVKLQNLFGIPWTLALLKNWRDQKSKYYRARDIKVSIDTLISSMIASGIDKQLVKFLFEYKLHIIKERSKDDKKSKPANLTRSLDERLDSL; from the coding sequence ATGTTATCTAAAGTTACCGATGCACTTGGCAAAACGATCCCACAGACTCACCAGGCAAGCAAATTTTACTCAGAATTTGAGTTAACTTCCGATGATTTTTCTATTGGAATTGATGATGGCCATCCTATCAAACTTCCAATTGTGGCAGATGACATACAGAAGCTCTTAAACATTTCTCATGATGCAAAGTTTGGTTTGCGGGAAGATACTTTACTGGATAAGCAAATCCGTGACACCAAGGAAATTTCTGCTGATAAATTGCAGGTTAAATGCAATGAAGCCCGATTGAGCGATCTCTTAAATAAGGTGCGAAAGGACTTAGGGCTGTCAGAAGGATCAAAACTCACAGCTCATTTGCATAACATGCTGATTTATGGCCAAGGGCAATTCTTTAAGCCGCACCAGGATTCTGAAAAATTGGAAGGTATGGTTGCCACCCTCGTTATTGTTTTGCCATTTCCTCATATCGGTGGTGCCATGTTGATCAACCATGGGGATGAGCAACATAAATTTGTCACAGAAAATATAGATTCTCAATCTCTCAAATGCATAGCCTTCTACGCGGACTGCCCTCATGAAGTTAAAAAGATTAAACAAGGGTTCCGTGTGGTCTTGACTTACAATCTTGTGCTAGAAAATCAAGAAATAGAGTTCAACAAGTACAACAACAAGGAGCTGGAAACTGCCTTAGAGACTTATTTTGAAGAGAAAAAATTACCTGATTCGGAACCCCGGAAACTTGTTTTTCTTCTAGACCACCGTTATACAGAACATAGCCTAAACTGGCATATGCTTAAAGGAAGTGACCGTGACAATGCTTGGATGTTGTTGGTTGCCGCTAAGAAGTTAGATTTAAAGCCTTATCTGGGATTGGTGGATTTGCATGAGGTGTGGGATACAGATGGGGATGAAGAAAATCCCGAGCTATACGAATTAATTGATAGCAGTACTACCCTTTCCTATTGGATTAATGAACACAACGTTTCATTACCCTATGCAGGTTATTCCATACCACGCGATGAGCTTTGTTGGCAGATAGAAACCAGTGATTTAACTCCATTTGAGACCGAATACGAAGGATGGATGGGTAACTATGGTAATACCGCTGATTATTGGTACCGGCGCGCAGCTGTCGTTTTATGGAATACATCTGATCAACCAGCCTTAGAATTTAAATACAACTATGATGCGGCAATGGACAATTTGCTGCAGATGATGAAAAAACCGGATCAGTGTGAGCAAGTTTTAGAGATTGTCAAAAAAGCTAAAAGATATCTGCTTAAATCTAAAAGTAAATCCTTTAAAGATCTTGTGCGAGTGGCACTTTATCTCAAAGATGCGCCAATGGCTCAATCCCTTCTTTCCCAATTTTCTATGAACTTATTTACGGAAGGGATCATCGATGAACTGGTAAAGTTGCAGAATCTGTTCGGTATTCCTTGGACTCTGGCGTTGTTGAAAAATTGGCGGGATCAAAAGAGCAAGTATTATAGAGCACGTGATATAAAAGTCAGCATTGATACGCTCATAAGCAGCATGATTGCGTCTGGGATTGATAAACAGCTTGTAAAGTTTTTATTTGAGTATAAGCTTCATATCATCAAGGAACGAAGCAAAGATGACAAAAAAAGCAAACCTGCCAACCTTACCCGTTCTCTTGATGAAAG
- a CDS encoding type II toxin-antitoxin system RelE/ParE family toxin, with amino-acid sequence MDKSKQIEVRFFSQKSGVEPVRDWLITLDKEDRKRVGVDLKTAEFGWPIGMPVCRPLGKSIYEVRSSLTQGRIARVLFCITGSHMVLLHAFIKKTKKTPAHEIDLALKRKKELMNGKI; translated from the coding sequence ATGGATAAAAGCAAGCAAATTGAAGTAAGGTTCTTTTCACAGAAATCAGGGGTGGAGCCTGTACGTGATTGGTTGATAACCTTGGATAAAGAGGATAGAAAGAGAGTCGGTGTTGATTTAAAAACTGCGGAGTTTGGCTGGCCTATCGGTATGCCGGTATGTAGACCCCTGGGTAAAAGCATCTATGAAGTGAGATCTAGTCTAACTCAGGGAAGGATTGCAAGAGTTCTTTTTTGTATAACGGGGTCGCATATGGTTCTTTTACATGCATTTATTAAAAAAACGAAGAAAACCCCAGCACATGAGATAGATTTAGCGCTAAAACGTAAAAAGGAGTTGATGAATGGCAAAATTTAA